In Acidaminococcus fermentans DSM 20731, one genomic interval encodes:
- a CDS encoding polysaccharide deacetylase family protein — protein sequence MKKLIIFLAIVAALAGFAYGGYEYVKRDFPRFCEETVPIFAYHRVEPGHDDPYTMPPEQFDEQMKYLKEQGWKTMTLAEYVKGRKEGRKFHKECVLIFDDGYLDNLTYAAPILKKYGFVGNMYMAVKYEGWPGYLDWNQEHELLKYGWALGSHTFNHKPLQSLTPEQVDYELTSSMQHMRGIYNPPEGLTFSYPNGSASDAIAAQVKKAGYIAGVDGRVGVNTDKVDLMRLRRVNVFQNKPENLGCFQYDLKRAQIQSYIDQTGLDTDWLIHKYYELKGKLHL from the coding sequence ATGAAAAAACTGATTATTTTCTTGGCGATTGTGGCAGCTCTGGCCGGGTTTGCCTATGGGGGCTATGAATATGTAAAACGGGATTTTCCCCGTTTCTGTGAGGAAACCGTGCCGATCTTTGCCTACCATCGGGTAGAGCCGGGGCATGATGACCCTTATACCATGCCTCCGGAACAGTTCGATGAGCAGATGAAATATCTGAAAGAACAGGGCTGGAAGACCATGACCCTGGCGGAATATGTCAAGGGCCGGAAGGAAGGACGGAAGTTTCACAAGGAATGTGTCCTGATCTTTGATGACGGCTACCTGGACAACCTGACCTATGCGGCCCCCATCCTGAAAAAATACGGCTTTGTGGGGAACATGTACATGGCCGTGAAGTATGAAGGCTGGCCCGGCTATCTGGACTGGAACCAGGAACATGAACTGCTGAAGTACGGCTGGGCCCTGGGGTCCCATACCTTCAACCACAAGCCCCTCCAGTCCCTGACACCGGAACAGGTGGACTATGAACTGACCAGCTCCATGCAGCATATGCGGGGCATCTACAATCCGCCGGAAGGACTCACCTTCTCCTATCCCAACGGATCTGCCAGCGACGCCATTGCGGCCCAGGTAAAAAAAGCCGGCTATATTGCCGGGGTGGACGGCCGTGTGGGGGTGAACACGGACAAAGTGGATCTGATGCGGCTGCGCCGGGTAAATGTGTTCCAGAACAAACCGGAAAACCTGGGCTGCTTCCAGTATGATCTGAAACGGGCCCAGATCCAGAGCTACATCGACCAGACCGGATTGGATACGGACTGGCTCATCCACAAATATTACGAACTGAAAGGCAAACTCCATCTGTAA
- the scfA gene encoding six-cysteine ranthipeptide SCIFF has translation MAKRIKTVNKEMLKKTLRTGGCGECPASCQSACKTSCTVGNQVCEKA, from the coding sequence ATGGCAAAAAGAATCAAGACTGTGAATAAAGAAATGCTGAAAAAGACCCTGAGAACCGGCGGCTGCGGCGAATGCCCGGCATCCTGCCAGTCTGCCTGCAAAACTTCCTGCACGGTAGGCAACCAGGTTTGCGAAAAAGCATAA
- the scfB gene encoding thioether cross-link-forming SCIFF peptide maturase produces the protein MHLDDNYVVLDVNSGAVHIIDAMIYDILGFYDGTNAEATKAHFAGKYPAEDVAEALDELQELQKAGLLFSPDFPVPDTFSDEPVLKSLCLHVAHDCNLRCGYCFADTGDFGGHRALMSKEVARKAIEFAIAGSKQRHNLELDLFGGEPLMNMPVVKYIVDYVRQREKETGKNIKLTLTTNGTLLTDEIVKYLNDNRVMLVLSLDGSKKTHDNMRPYPGHVGSYDAAVKGFRKVIESRHGKNYYLRGTYTHYNTHFCDDVLAMLDVGSEISMEPVVGTTEPWVLTEEDWPTLDKEYEKLARAYLARKRAGEAFDFFHFNVALDNGPCVAKRLAGCGAGHEYFAITPEGDIYPCHQFVGREKYKMGTLDTGIVKKDMVQYFRHMHVMKKEDCRTCWARFFCSGGCHANADLANGTIEKPYAYGCRIQKKRLEMAIILQALLTEDVKEGGADHRPVIDNFKFQVEKK, from the coding sequence ATGCATCTGGACGACAATTACGTGGTCCTTGACGTGAACAGCGGCGCCGTGCACATTATCGACGCCATGATTTATGATATTCTGGGCTTTTACGACGGCACCAACGCCGAAGCGACCAAAGCCCATTTTGCCGGCAAATACCCGGCGGAAGACGTGGCTGAAGCCCTGGACGAACTCCAGGAACTGCAGAAGGCCGGTCTGCTGTTTTCTCCGGACTTTCCGGTGCCGGATACCTTTTCCGATGAACCGGTGCTGAAATCCCTGTGCCTCCATGTGGCCCACGACTGCAACCTGCGGTGCGGCTACTGCTTTGCAGATACCGGGGACTTCGGGGGCCATCGGGCTCTCATGAGCAAGGAAGTGGCCCGGAAGGCCATCGAATTTGCCATTGCCGGCAGCAAACAGCGGCACAACCTGGAACTGGACCTGTTCGGCGGAGAACCTCTGATGAACATGCCCGTGGTGAAGTACATTGTGGACTATGTGCGCCAGCGGGAAAAAGAAACCGGGAAGAACATCAAACTGACCCTGACCACCAACGGCACCCTGCTCACCGATGAAATCGTGAAGTATCTCAACGACAACCGGGTGATGCTGGTGCTTTCCCTGGACGGCAGCAAAAAGACCCATGACAACATGCGTCCCTATCCGGGCCATGTAGGGTCCTATGATGCAGCTGTGAAAGGCTTCCGGAAGGTCATCGAATCCCGTCACGGAAAGAACTACTACCTGCGGGGCACCTATACCCATTACAACACCCATTTCTGCGATGACGTATTGGCCATGCTGGACGTGGGATCCGAAATTTCCATGGAACCGGTGGTGGGCACCACGGAACCCTGGGTGCTGACGGAAGAAGACTGGCCCACCCTGGACAAGGAATACGAGAAACTGGCCCGGGCCTATCTGGCCAGGAAAAGGGCGGGAGAAGCTTTTGACTTCTTCCACTTCAACGTGGCCCTGGACAACGGTCCCTGCGTGGCCAAACGACTGGCAGGCTGCGGTGCCGGTCATGAATATTTCGCCATTACTCCCGAAGGGGACATTTATCCCTGCCATCAGTTTGTGGGCCGGGAAAAATACAAGATGGGGACCCTGGATACGGGCATTGTGAAAAAGGACATGGTCCAGTATTTCCGTCACATGCACGTGATGAAAAAAGAAGACTGCCGGACCTGCTGGGCACGGTTCTTCTGCAGCGGCGGCTGCCATGCCAATGCGGATCTGGCCAATGGCACCATTGAAAAACCCTATGCCTACGGGTGCCGGATCCAGAAGAAACGGCTGGAAATGGCCATCATCCTCCAGGCTCTGCTGACAGAGGACGTGAAGGAAGGCGGGGCAGACCACCGTCCCGTCATCGACAACTTCAAATTCCAGGTGGAGAAGAAGTAA